One genomic window of Saccharomyces cerevisiae S288C chromosome XII, complete sequence includes the following:
- a CDS encoding gag-pol fusion protein (Retrotransposon TYA Gag and TYB Pol genes; polyprotein is processed to make a nucleocapsid-like protein (Gag), reverse transcriptase (RT), protease (PR), and integrase (IN); YLR035C-A is part of a mutant retrotransposon): MLAHANAQTIRYSLKNNTITYFNESDVDWSSAIDYQCPDCLIGKSTKHRHIKGSRLKYQNSYEPFQYLHTDIFGPVHNLPKSAPSYFISFTDETTKFRWVYPLHDRREDSILDVFTTILAFIKNQFQASVLVIQMDRGSEYTNRTLHKFLEKNGITPCYTTTADSRAHGVAERLNRTLLDDCRTQLQCSGLPNHLWFSAIEFSTIVRNSLASPKSKKSARQHAGLAGLDISTLLPFGQPVIVNDHNPNSKIHPRGIPGYALHPSRNSYGYIIYLPSLKKTVDTTNYVILQGKESRLDQFNYDALTFDEDLNRLTASYQSFIASNEIQQSDDLNIESDHDFQSDIELHPEQPRNVLSKAVSPTDSTPPSTHTEDSKRVSKTNIRAPREVDPNISESNILPSKKRSSTPQISDIESTGSGGMHRLDVPLLAPMSQSNTHESSHASKSKDFRHSDSYSDNETNHTNVPISSTGGTNNKTVPQTSEQETEKRIIHRSPSIDTSSSESNSLHHVVPIKTSDTCPKENTEESIIADLPLPDLPPEPPTELSDSFKELPPINSHQTNSSLGGIGDSNAYTTINSKKRSLEDNETEIKVSRDTWNTKNMRSLEPPRSKKRIHLIAAVKAVKSIKPIRTTLRYDEAITYNKDIKEKEKYIQAYHKEVNQLLKMKTWDTDRYYDRKEIDPKRVINSMFIFNRKRGGTHKARFVARGDIQHPDTYDPGMQSNTVHHYALMTSLSLASDNNYYITQLDISSAYLYADIKEELYIRPPPHLGMNDKLIRLKKSLYGLKQSGANWYETIKSYLIKQCGMEEVRGWSCVFKNSQVTICLFVDDMILFSKDLNANKKIITTLKKQYDTKIINLGESDNEIQYDILGLEIKYQRGKYMKLGMENSLTEKIPKLNVPLNPKGRKLSAPGQPGLYIDQQELELEEDDYKMKVHEMQKLIGLASYVGYKFRFDLLYYINTLAQHILFPSKQVLDMTYELIQFIWNTRDKQLIWHKSKPVKPTNKLVVISDASYGNQPYYKSQIGNIYLLNGKVIGGKSTKASLTCTSTTEAEIHAISESVPLLNNLSHLVQELNKKPITKGLLTDSKSTISIIISNNEEKFRNRFFGTKAMRLRDEVSGNHLHVCYIETKKNIADVMTKPLPIKTFKLLTNKWIH, from the coding sequence atgcttgcgcatgccaatgcacagacaattcgatactcacttaaaaataacaccatcacgtattttaacgaatcagatgtcgactggtctagtgctattgactatcaatgtcctgattgtttaatcggcaaaagcaccaaacacagacatatcaaaggttcacgactaaaataccaaaattcatacgaaccctttcaatacctacatactgacatatttggtccagttcacaacctaccaaaaagtgcaccatcctatttcatctcatttactgatgagacaacaaaattccgtTGGGTTTATCCATTACACGACCGTCGCGAGGACTCTATCCtcgatgtttttactacgatactagcttttattaaaaaccagtttcaggccagtgtcttggttatacaaatggaccgtggttctgagtatactaacagaactctccataaattccttgaaaaaaatggtataactccatgctatacaaccacaGCGGATTCCCGAGCACATGGAGTCGCTGAACGGCTCAACCGTACCTTATTAGATGACTGCCGTACTCAACTGCAATGTAGTGGTTTACCGAACCATTTATGGTTCTCTgcaatcgaattttctactattgtgagaaattcactagcttcacctaaaagcaaaaaatctgcaagacaacatgctggcttggcaggacttgatatcagtactttgttacctttcggtcaacctgttatcgtcaatgatcacaaccctaactccaaaatacatcctcgtggcaTCCCAGGCTACGCTCTACATCCGTCtcgaaactcttatggatatatcatctatcttccatccttaaagaagacagtagatacaactaactatgttattcttcagggcaaggaatccagattagatcaattcaattacgacgcactcactttcgatgaagacttAAACCGTTTAACTGCTTCATATCAATCGTTCATTGCGTCAAATGAGATCCAACAATCCGATGATCTTAACATAGAATCTGACCATGACTTCCAATCTGACATCGAACTACATCCTGAGCAACCGAGAAAtgtcctttcaaaagctgtgagTCCAACCGATTCCACACCTCCGTCAACTCATACTGAAGATTCGAAACGTGTTTCCaaaaccaatattcgcgcacccagagaagttgaccccaacatatctgaatctaatattcttccatctaAGAAGAGATCTAGCACCCCCCAAATTTCCGATATCGAGAGTACCGGTTCGGGTGGTATGCATAGATTAGATGTTCCTTTACTTGCTCCCATGTCCCAATCTAACACACATGAGTCGTCGCACGccagtaaatctaaagatttcagacacTCAGACTCGTACAGTGACAATGAGACTAATCATACAAACGTACCAATATCCAGTACGGGTGGtaccaataataaaacTGTTCCGCAGACAAGCGAACAGGAGACTGAGAAAAGGATCATACACCGTTCACCTTCGATCGATACTTCCTCATCAGAAAGTAATTCACTACACCACGTCGTTCCTATCAAAACGTCAGATACCTGTCCTAAGGAGAATACAGAGGAATCTATTATCGCTGATCTTCCACTCCCCGATCTGCCTCCAGAACCTCCTACCGAATTATCAGACTCCTTTAAAGAACTCCCACCGATAAATTCTCATCaaactaattccagtttgggtggtattggtgactctaatgcctatactactatcaacagtaagaaaagatcattagaagataatgaaactgaaattaaggtatcacgagacacatggaatactaagaatatgcgtagtttagaacctccgagatcgaagaaacgaattcacctgattgcagctgtaaaagcagtaaaatcaatcaaaccaatacgAACTACCTTACGATACGATGAGGCAATCacctataataaagatattaaagaaaaagaaaaatatatccaggcataccacaaagaagtcaatcaactgttgaagatgaaaacttgggACACTGACAGATAttatgacagaaaagaaatagaccccaaaagagtaataaattcaatgtttatcttTAACAGGAAACGTGGCGGTACTCAtaaagctagatttgttgcaagaggtgaTATTCAACATCCTGACACTTACGACCCAGGCatgcaatccaataccGTACATCACTATGCATTAATGACATCCCTGTCACTTGCATCAGACAATaactactatattacacaattagacatatcttcggcatatttgtatgcagacatcaaagaagaactatacataagacctccaccacatttaggaatgaatgataagttaatacgtttgaagaaatcactttatggattgaaacaaagtggagCGAACTGGTacgaaactatcaaatcatacctgataaaacagtgtggtatggaagaagttcgtggatggtcatgcgtatttaagaatagtcaagtaacaatttgcttattcgttgatgatatgatattgttcagcaaagacttaaatgcaaataagaaaatcataacaacactcaagaaacaatacgatacaaagataataaatctgggtgaaagtgataacgaaattcagtacgacatacttggcttagaaatcaaatatcaaagaggtaaatacatgaaattaggtatggaaaactcattaactgaaaaaatacccaaactaaacgtacctttgaacccaaaaggaaggaaaCTTAGCGCTCCAGGTCAACCAGGTCTATATATAGACCAGCAAGAACTAGAgctagaagaagatgattacaaaatgaaggtacatgaaatgcaaaagctGATAGGTCTAGCatcatatgttggatataaatttagatttgacctattatactacatcaacacacttgcacaacatatactatttcCGTCCAAGCAAGTGTTAGATATGACATATGAATTGATACAGTTCATATGGAATACGAGAGATAAGCAATtaatatggcacaaaaGCAAACCTGTTAAGCCAACAAATAAATTAGTTGTTATAAGCGATGCATCGTATGGTAACCAACCGTATTATAAATCACAAATTGGcaacatatatttacttaatggaaaagtaattggaggaaagtccACCAAGGCTTCATTAACATGTACTTCAACTAcggaagcagaaatacacgcGATAAGTGAATCTGtcccattattaaataacCTCAGTCACCTTGTGcaagaacttaacaagaaaccaattacTAAAGGATTACTAACCGACAGTAAATCTACAAtcagtataattatatccaataatgaagagaaatttagaaacagattttttggtactaAAGCAATGAGACTaagagatgaagtatcaggAAATCATCTGCACGTATGCTATATcgaaaccaaaaagaatattgcaGACGTAATGACcaaacctcttccgataaaaacattcaaactattaacaaacaaatggattcattag